From one Mycolicibacterium sp. HK-90 genomic stretch:
- a CDS encoding GNAT family N-acetyltransferase, which yields MTVALRRSWAKDLDVPTLYELLKLRIEVFVVEQATPYPELDGRDLLAETRHFWLEGPDGEVISTLRLMEEHPGGEKAFRIGRVCTKRSDRGVGHTTRLMQAALAEVGDYPCHINAQTYLVDMYGRHGFVRDGDEFLDDGIPHVPMVRPGARSEHESH from the coding sequence ATGACGGTCGCACTACGCCGCAGCTGGGCCAAAGACCTCGACGTACCAACGCTTTACGAGCTGCTCAAGCTCCGCATCGAGGTGTTCGTGGTGGAACAGGCCACGCCCTACCCGGAGCTCGACGGCCGCGACCTGCTCGCCGAGACCCGTCATTTCTGGCTGGAAGGTCCTGACGGAGAAGTGATTTCGACGTTGCGGTTGATGGAAGAGCATCCCGGCGGCGAGAAGGCGTTCCGGATCGGCCGGGTGTGCACCAAACGCAGTGATCGCGGTGTCGGGCACACCACCCGGTTGATGCAGGCCGCGTTGGCCGAGGTCGGCGACTACCCGTGTCACATCAACGCCCAGACATACCTGGTCGACATGTACGGCCGGCACGGATTCGTCCGCGACGGCGATGAATTCCTCGACGACGGAATCCCGCATGTGCCGATGGTGCGCCCCGGGGCCCGTAGCGAACACGAGTCCCACTGA
- a CDS encoding magnesium chelatase subunit D family protein, with product MTAASHTYPFSALVGQDRLRLALLLCAVHPEIGGVLIRGEKGTAKSTAVRGLAAVLSAVDDDARLVELPIGATEDRVVGSLDLQKVLRDGEHAFSPGLLARAHGGVLYVDEVNLLHDHLVDVLLDAAAMGRVHVEREGISHSHESRFVLIGTMNPEEGELRPQLLDRFGLTVDVAASRDVDVRVEVIRSRMAFEADPKAFAERYAAADAEVADRISAARAAIGSVVLPDSELRRIAALCAAFDVDGMRADLVVARTAVAHAAWRGAATVTEEDIRVAAELALPHRRRRDPFDDPGLDPERLEEAMQQAGETAAQSEPDRGPEPDPDFDPPGGGVDPGSESSAPQGNSSQGGSTNSGTRPSAPPSAVFRTRALVVPGVGEGAPGRRSRARNRTGTPIAATADPGSGHGLHMFATLLATAGRQQGAGLPRPLPEDVRRAVREGREGNLVIFVVDASGSMAARDRMSAVTGATLSLLRDAYQRRDKVAVITFRREDAQVLLPPTTSVHIASRRLARFDTGGKTPLAQGLLTARDLVVREKARDRARRSLVVILTDGRATGGPDPLGRTRQAAAALVAEGAAAVVVDCETSFVRLGLAGQLAQQLGSPAVRLEQLRAAELTQLVQHQTAA from the coding sequence ATGACGGCGGCGAGCCACACCTATCCCTTCAGCGCACTGGTAGGCCAGGACCGGTTACGGCTGGCCTTGCTGCTGTGTGCGGTTCATCCCGAGATCGGCGGCGTGCTGATCCGTGGCGAGAAGGGCACGGCGAAATCCACGGCGGTACGCGGTCTGGCCGCGGTGCTGTCGGCGGTCGACGACGACGCCCGGTTGGTGGAACTGCCCATCGGCGCGACCGAGGACCGCGTGGTCGGATCCCTGGACCTGCAGAAGGTGCTGCGCGACGGTGAGCACGCCTTCTCGCCTGGCCTGCTGGCCCGCGCCCACGGTGGCGTGCTCTACGTCGACGAGGTCAACCTGCTGCACGACCATCTGGTCGACGTCTTGCTCGATGCCGCGGCGATGGGCCGGGTACACGTTGAGCGCGAAGGGATCTCGCACTCACATGAGTCGAGGTTCGTGCTGATCGGCACGATGAACCCGGAGGAAGGCGAGCTGCGCCCGCAGTTGCTGGACCGGTTCGGTCTGACGGTGGATGTGGCCGCCTCCCGCGATGTCGACGTGCGCGTCGAGGTGATCCGGTCCCGGATGGCGTTCGAAGCCGATCCGAAGGCGTTCGCCGAACGCTACGCGGCCGCCGACGCCGAGGTGGCCGACCGCATCTCCGCGGCCCGCGCCGCGATCGGTTCGGTGGTGCTGCCCGACAGTGAGCTGCGCCGAATTGCGGCCCTGTGCGCGGCATTCGACGTCGACGGCATGCGCGCCGATCTGGTGGTGGCCCGCACCGCCGTCGCTCATGCGGCGTGGCGCGGGGCTGCGACGGTGACCGAGGAGGACATCCGGGTGGCGGCCGAACTGGCGCTGCCGCACCGTCGCCGACGCGATCCGTTCGACGATCCGGGCCTGGACCCCGAACGCCTCGAAGAGGCGATGCAGCAAGCGGGGGAGACGGCGGCGCAGTCGGAGCCGGACCGCGGGCCTGAACCCGATCCCGACTTCGACCCGCCCGGCGGCGGTGTCGACCCGGGGTCCGAAAGCTCAGCGCCACAGGGTAATTCGTCACAGGGGGGATCGACGAACTCGGGTACCCGTCCGAGCGCCCCGCCGTCGGCGGTGTTCCGGACCAGGGCCCTGGTGGTGCCCGGCGTCGGTGAGGGCGCTCCCGGCCGGCGTTCGCGGGCCCGCAACCGTACCGGCACCCCCATCGCGGCCACCGCGGACCCGGGCAGTGGGCACGGACTGCACATGTTCGCGACCCTGCTGGCCACCGCGGGACGTCAGCAGGGTGCGGGGTTGCCGCGCCCCCTTCCCGAGGACGTGCGGCGCGCGGTACGCGAAGGCCGCGAAGGCAATCTGGTGATCTTCGTCGTCGACGCCTCGGGGTCGATGGCGGCCCGCGACCGGATGTCGGCGGTTACCGGTGCCACGCTGTCGCTGTTGCGCGACGCGTATCAGCGCCGGGACAAGGTCGCGGTGATCACGTTCCGCCGGGAGGACGCCCAGGTGCTGCTGCCGCCCACCACGTCGGTGCACATCGCCAGTCGCCGGCTCGCCCGGTTCGACACCGGCGGCAAAACCCCGCTGGCGCAAGGCTTGCTGACCGCCCGCGATCTCGTGGTCCGGGAGAAAGCTCGTGACCGGGCCCGGCGCAGCCTGGTGGTCATCCTCACCGACGGTCGCGCCACGGGCGGCCCCGATCCGCTGGGGCGCACCAGGCAGGCCGCCGCCGCGCTGGTGGCCGAGGGGGCCGCCGCCGTCGTCGTCGATTGTGAGACATCGTTCGTGCGACTGGGATTGGCCGGGCAACTGGCTCAACAGCTGGGCTCACCGGCGGTACGGCTCGAGCAGTTGCGAGCGGCCGAACTGACCCAGCTGGTCCAGCATCAGACCGCCGCCTAG
- the cobO gene encoding cob(I)yrinic acid a,c-diamide adenosyltransferase: protein MPQGQPLTVPDDGLTTKARRNAPLLAVHTGPGKGKSTAAFGMALRAWNQGFSVAVFQFVKSAKWKVGEEAVFGQLGRLHDEHSAGGPVEWHKMGSGWSWTRKHGSDVDHAAAAADGWAEIKRRLAEERHDFYVLDEFTYPLKWGWVDVDEVVEVLANRPGTQHVVITGRDAPQALIDAADLVTEMTKIKHPMDAGRKGQKGIEW, encoded by the coding sequence ATGCCACAAGGACAGCCGCTGACCGTCCCCGACGACGGTTTGACCACCAAGGCCCGTCGGAACGCGCCGTTGCTCGCCGTGCACACCGGCCCGGGCAAGGGCAAGTCGACCGCGGCCTTCGGGATGGCGCTGCGAGCCTGGAACCAGGGCTTTTCGGTGGCGGTGTTCCAGTTCGTCAAGAGCGCGAAGTGGAAGGTCGGGGAGGAGGCCGTGTTCGGCCAACTCGGCCGGCTGCACGACGAGCACAGTGCCGGCGGGCCGGTCGAATGGCACAAGATGGGCTCGGGTTGGTCCTGGACGCGCAAGCACGGCAGCGACGTCGACCATGCGGCCGCCGCGGCCGATGGTTGGGCCGAGATCAAACGCAGGTTGGCCGAGGAACGCCACGACTTCTATGTCCTCGACGAGTTCACCTATCCGCTCAAGTGGGGCTGGGTGGACGTGGACGAGGTGGTCGAGGTGCTGGCCAACCGTCCGGGTACCCAGCATGTGGTGATCACCGGTCGCGATGCCCCGCAGGCGCTGATCGACGCCGCGGATCTGGTGACCGAGATGACCAAGATCAAGCACCCGATGGATGCCGGCCGTAAGGGCCAGAAGGGCATCGAGTGGTAG
- a CDS encoding cobyrinate a,c-diamide synthase, whose amino-acid sequence MTTTPAVVIAAPASGSGKTTVATGLVGALRQAGHTVAPFKVGPDFIDPGYHALAAGRPGRNLDPVLVGDALIGPLYRHGCTGADIAVVEGVMGLFDGRIEGQMTGVPRGSAAQVANLLGAPVVLVVDARGQSHSIAALLHGFATFDPTVRIAGVILNRVGSDRHEAVLRQACEHAGVAVLGAIPRADELSVPSRHLGLITAVEHGRQARDAVAAMTALVGRHVDLEALVSASAAHVDAEPWSPEGEPVTDVTVALAAGKAFSFGYAEHAELLRGAGARVAEFDPLNEPLPDGVDALVLPGGFPEQFTAELSANDLVRQQIRDLAGRGAPVHAECAGLTYLVDDLDGVPMCGVLAGSARFTERLTLGYRDAVAVVDSCLHAAGDRVTGHEFHRTTVEFTDDQPPAWAFAGPGRSARRDGAVRRGVHAGYLHTHPAAHPEAITRFVTTAATTKLGG is encoded by the coding sequence GTGACCACGACCCCGGCGGTGGTGATCGCCGCACCGGCATCGGGCAGTGGGAAGACCACGGTGGCAACGGGTTTGGTCGGCGCCCTGCGCCAGGCCGGCCATACCGTGGCGCCGTTCAAGGTGGGGCCGGACTTCATCGACCCGGGCTACCACGCCCTGGCCGCCGGGCGTCCGGGCCGCAACCTGGACCCGGTGCTCGTGGGCGACGCGTTGATCGGCCCGTTGTACCGGCACGGCTGCACCGGCGCCGACATCGCGGTCGTCGAGGGCGTGATGGGCCTGTTCGACGGCCGCATCGAGGGCCAGATGACCGGTGTCCCGCGGGGCTCGGCAGCCCAGGTCGCGAACCTGCTGGGGGCTCCGGTGGTGCTGGTGGTCGACGCCCGCGGCCAGAGCCACAGCATCGCCGCCCTGCTGCACGGCTTCGCAACCTTCGACCCGACGGTGCGCATCGCCGGCGTGATTCTCAACCGGGTGGGCTCGGACCGGCATGAGGCGGTATTGCGCCAGGCCTGTGAACATGCCGGGGTGGCGGTGCTGGGTGCGATTCCCCGGGCCGATGAATTATCCGTCCCGTCAAGGCATCTCGGACTCATCACCGCCGTCGAGCACGGCCGGCAGGCGCGTGACGCGGTAGCCGCGATGACCGCCCTGGTCGGCCGCCACGTGGATCTCGAGGCCCTGGTGTCCGCGTCGGCCGCCCATGTCGATGCCGAACCCTGGAGCCCGGAGGGCGAGCCGGTGACGGACGTCACGGTGGCGCTGGCGGCGGGCAAGGCCTTCAGCTTCGGTTACGCCGAACATGCCGAGTTGCTGCGCGGGGCCGGGGCGCGGGTGGCCGAGTTCGACCCGCTGAACGAGCCGCTGCCGGACGGCGTCGACGCGCTGGTGCTGCCCGGTGGGTTCCCCGAGCAGTTCACCGCGGAACTGTCGGCCAACGACCTTGTCCGGCAGCAGATCAGAGACCTGGCCGGCCGCGGCGCCCCGGTGCATGCCGAGTGTGCGGGCCTGACGTACCTCGTGGACGATCTCGACGGGGTGCCGATGTGCGGTGTGCTGGCCGGCTCGGCGCGGTTCACCGAACGCCTCACACTGGGCTACCGCGATGCGGTCGCGGTCGTGGACTCCTGCCTCCATGCCGCCGGAGACCGCGTCACGGGACATGAATTCCACCGGACCACAGTGGAATTCACCGATGATCAGCCACCGGCCTGGGCCTTCGCCGGCCCCGGTCGGAGCGCGCGGCGCGACGGCGCGGTGCGGCGTGGTGTGCACGCCGGATACCTGCACACCCACCCCGCGGCGCACCCTGAGGCCATCACCCGCTTCGTGACGACAGCAGCAACCACTAAGCTCGGCGGGTGA